The segment GGCCGAGGGCCACGATGCGAGCGGCCAATCCGTCGGCAACTGGGATTTTGACGCCTTAGCAGGCGCCGGTGCAGTACGCAGTACCGTTCACGATTTACTGCTGTTTGCCAAGGCAATATTGCAGCCACCTGACAATGAGTTGGGGCGAGCCATCGAACTGGCATGGAAAATTCACCAACCGCCGCCAAGCGAAACGGATTTTGCCATGGGATTGGGTTGGCTGGTTGCCCGCGATGGTTCGACTCGCTTTCACAATGGACAAACCGGCGGCTACCATTCAGCGCTGTTTGTGAGCCGCGAACTGAAACAGGCCGTTGTTGTGCTGGCCAACACCGCCACCATGGAAGTTGATCGCCTGGCGGAAGACGTTTTCAAAGTGGTGGCTGGCATGAATGTCGCACCGCGTGAGTTTCCAGTCGAAGTATCAGTACCCGTGGAAACACTGCAGCGTTATGCGGGGACCTATCAACTGGGGCCAGGGATGATTTTCACAGTCAGTGTCAATAACGGTCGGCTGATGGTTGGCCTGACCGGTCAATCAACCTTTCAAGTATTCTCCAAATCTGAAACAGAGTGGTATTACAAGATTGTCCCCGCCTCGATAACCTTTAACGTCGATGATCAAGGACAGGTCGATTCGCTCGAGCTATTTCAAAACGGCGCTCGAATGAAAGCCCCGAAAATCCAGTAGCCCCTTTCGGCTGGCGTTCATTTCTGCTGGCTTATTTTACAAGCCAACGAATGATAGCATCACAATTCCCGGCTTGACGCCCGTCAGGTTTCGTTTGTAGTCTGGCGGCGCTGGGAATCTTCGTAAATGCGAGGCAGGGATGCGATCGACTTATTGGATGAAATGCAACAGACGTAGTCTACTTGGCTGGACTGCGGTACTAGGTTGCTTGGTTAGTTCCGGCTGCGTGTCCTCCTGGCTGCACATGCCAGGAAACAAGACCAACGGTTCCAAGCGCGAGCAGATTCGCAAGAAATTGATGGCCGAAGATCGCCCGCAGCTGATCTCTGAAATTGCAACGGCCCGCCAGTTGCACTATGGTACCCTGGAAAACATCGCACTGGTTACGCATTTACCTGGTACGGGTGGTTCGGTTCGTCCTAGCCAACCGCGCGAAAAGCTGTTAGATATCATGCGCCGCAACGATGTCCCGGAACCCAATTCGGTGCTGGACTCGAAGCAGACTGCGATGGTCGTCGCGTTGGCGGCTATTCCACCTGCGGTACGCAAAGGCGACCGCGTCAATGTATCCGTCAAATTGTCGTCGCATGCTGAGGCACAAGATCTAGCTCATGGCTGGCTGCGAGAAACTGCCTTGGTAGAGATGGGAAACCTGGGTGGTCGAGTGCGCGAAAGTTTCGATCGCGCGAAAGCCGAAGGGCCGCTTGTCACTCTGGCACAGTACACCGGCAGCCAAGACCCGCAGGCCAAACTGGATGCCGTAGTAGTTGGCGGAGCAAGAATGCTGAAAGAACGCGAACTGGCGATTGGACTTTCAAGCGAATTTGCCGACGCGCTGACGATGGCAGCCGTCGTTCCAGCCATCAATCGGCGATTCACTTACTTTGATGGCCACCAACAGGCCGGTATCGCAACTCCGATCAGCGATGACTATATCGAATTAAAACTACCTTCGCGATACGCTGCCGATCCCGAACATTTTATCAATGTCGTTCTGCATCTTGGCTTTGGCCAGTCCAGCGATCAACAGACGCAGCGAATTGAACAGCTAGCCAAACAATTGGATGATCCCTCGCAGGTTCAGCGCGCGTGCTGGGAACTGGAGGCGGCTGGCCAAGCGAGTGTGCTGCCACTCGCAGCTCGGGTCAATCACCCGTCTGACACCGTCCGCTTCTGCTGCGCGCACGCCCTGGCTTACTTGGGTGACGCGAGTAGCATTCCGACACTGGTCGAACTGGCCGGCAGCCAGCCCCTGCTGCGCGGCAGGTGCTTGGCCGCACTGAGTTCGATCGACCATTATCAGGCCGAGGACGCACTGAAAGGACTGGTGCATCAAGCCGAGCCGGAAACGCGCTATGGCGCACTGCGTAGTCTACGACGTCGCAATGCTCGCGATCCACTGGTGCAGGCTGAGCAAATCCCACAGGTTGGAGGTTTGCTGGTTGTTCCCAGCCATGGGCCAGCTTTGGTGGCGGTGAGCATGTTTGAAGTGCCTGAAATCGTATTTTTTGGCCCGGTCCCCAAGCTGCAACTGGCTGATTTTCACAATGTCAATCCTAGCATTTTGATTCAACCCACTGGCCCACAACAGATGACCGTCAGCCATTTCATCCCCGACCAACAAACGCAAATCGTTCAGTGTGCCGACGATCTGCGGAGCGTCTTACAGGCCATTGGTCAGGTCGGGGGCGGATACGGCGATTGGGTCAACCTGGTCAGGCAATGCCATGAATCCAAACTGATCGATGTGCCGGTCTGCATGAATCCCGTTCCAAATATTCAATCGCCGCTTGAGGCGGACGACGAATCATCCGCCACCACAACTGCAGATGCAGGTCAGGCGATGTCGCCATCCAGCACTGAAACCACCGATCGCGCCACTGGCACTGCCTGGCTGCGTCCGTGGTCGTGGTGGAATTAGCGAACTGGAGGCCCATTCGTGCTGACGCGCAAATCAACGTCAACGTGGCGAACAAACCCGACTTGAACCTTACTCTTACCTGCTTAGTCCATCCATGCTAGTCGCCTTAGAAGTGGCGGGCTTCAAGAGCTTTGCCGACAGAACGCGATTCAACTTCCCGGATGGCATCACTGTCATTGTTGGCCCCAACGGCTCTGGCAAGTCCAATGTGGTAGATGCCATTAAATGGGTTTTGGGGGCCCAAAGCGCCAAAGCGCTTCGCGGCCAGGATATGGCCGATGTCATCTTCAAAGGCTCCGCAGGCTCGGGACGTAAACCTGCCAATAGCGCCGAAGCAACGCTGGTCTTCGACAACTCTACCAAGACACTGCCGATCGACGAGGAAGAGGTGCAAATCACCCGCCGTGTCTATCGCAACGGAGACAGTGAGTACCTGATCAACGGCCAAGCCTCGCGATTGAAAGACATCAAGAACCTCTTTCGTGGCACTGGGGTTGGCGTCGATGCCTACAGCTTGATCGAACAAGGCAAAGTTGATCGGATGTTGCAGGCTTCCCCCAAGGACAGACGGTTGATTTTCGAAGAGGCGGCTGGCATCAGCCGCTTCAACGCCAAAAAAGCCGAAGCCGAACGCCGACTGCAGCGAGTGGACCACAATCTGGTCCGACTAAAAGACATCGTCGATGAGGTCTCCACGCACCTGAATCAAGTAAAAAGCCAGGCCAGTAAAGCTCAGCAGTATCGCCAGATGACCACGCGCTTGCATGAGATTCGCTTGCGATTGGGCTGGACTGAATACAGTCAATTACAATCCACACAGCAACAATTGGTGGCGCGGCAAGACCAGATCGTTCAACAGCAACAATCACATCAGTTGCAACTTACTCAGGCCCGCAGCCAGGCGCATGATGCCGAAATGCACCTGCATCAAGTTGCCCAGCGGTGCCAAAGCGTCGAAGGCTCTCTACAAAACGCGTTGCAGCGTATCGCTGTAGCGCAAAACCAGCAGCTCAGCCTCGCCCAACGTATCGACGAAGCCTCTCAAGAGTGGTCTCGACAAACCGTGCGCTTGGGGCAAATGCTGAAACGTCAGCAAGAGGAAGCTGCAGAATTATTCGTAGCGCAGCGTTCGGCAGCTACAGCTGAACATCAACATTCTCAAGCGCGTTCTGAGGCCGAGGCCAGTCAGGCGCGTGTCGAACAACTCCGTACTAATCTAAACGCCTGTGCCGCGTCGCACGATAGCCTGCGCAAAGAACATGTACGGCTGCTACGAGAGGCTTCTGACCGAGCGGGGCAAATCGCCGAACAGCGCAACTTGCTTGGACAACTGTTAGCCAGTATTCAAGAGACTCAACAGGCCTTGCAAGACAACTTGGCTCAAGAACAAAGTACGCGCAAGACTGCCGATCGATCGGCAGAGCGACTCAAGGCCATCCACCACCAGCACCAACAAGTAGCACAACAATTAGCCAGCGCCCGTGACGAGTTAGAAACCAATCGCGACCTGCTGTCTAAGCTACAAGCACAATCCGCCGTACTTCAGGGACGGCTTGAAGGAGCCAACAGTCGCTTAGAGATCCTGCAAGAATTGCAACGGCATTACGACGGCGTGGATGCCGGTGCCAGGCATCTGCTGAATCAAAAATCTGCCGGTACCGATCCAGCACTGCAGTCCATCTACGGGTTGGTCGCTGATCTAATCCAAGTGGAGGTCGGTCTGGCACCGCTGATCGATACAGCCCTGGGACAAGCCGCCAATGCGCTGGTCTTAACCGATGGTCAGTTGATCCACTTGGCTCGCTCGGGAAAACTGTCTGTGCCGGGACGCTTGATGCTGATGCGAATGGACCGCGTGCCAACCAGTCGATTTGGCGAAAAAGTTCAATTGGAAGGCGTGGCTGGCGTCATGGGGCGCGCCGATCGCATGATTAAATATCGGCGCGAAGTCCAACCGCTGATGCGCTACTTACTGGGCACAACGTGGTTGGTTCAATCGCTAGAAGTCGCACTTGAGTTAGGACATTTTCGCGGAGCCGGTTTGCGATTTGTGACCCATTCATGCGAACTGATCGAAGCAGACGGAACGATCACACTGGGTTCGTTGAGCACATCGAGCGGTCTGGTGTCGCGGCGCAGCGAAATCGAAAACTCGTTGGGCGAGATTGCAGAAGGTAGGCATCGCTTTCAGAAGCTCCAAGGCGAAATCGAG is part of the Pirellulaceae bacterium genome and harbors:
- a CDS encoding flagellar basal body P-ring protein FlgI, coding for MPGNKTNGSKREQIRKKLMAEDRPQLISEIATARQLHYGTLENIALVTHLPGTGGSVRPSQPREKLLDIMRRNDVPEPNSVLDSKQTAMVVALAAIPPAVRKGDRVNVSVKLSSHAEAQDLAHGWLRETALVEMGNLGGRVRESFDRAKAEGPLVTLAQYTGSQDPQAKLDAVVVGGARMLKERELAIGLSSEFADALTMAAVVPAINRRFTYFDGHQQAGIATPISDDYIELKLPSRYAADPEHFINVVLHLGFGQSSDQQTQRIEQLAKQLDDPSQVQRACWELEAAGQASVLPLAARVNHPSDTVRFCCAHALAYLGDASSIPTLVELAGSQPLLRGRCLAALSSIDHYQAEDALKGLVHQAEPETRYGALRSLRRRNARDPLVQAEQIPQVGGLLVVPSHGPALVAVSMFEVPEIVFFGPVPKLQLADFHNVNPSILIQPTGPQQMTVSHFIPDQQTQIVQCADDLRSVLQAIGQVGGGYGDWVNLVRQCHESKLIDVPVCMNPVPNIQSPLEADDESSATTTADAGQAMSPSSTETTDRATGTAWLRPWSWWN
- the smc gene encoding chromosome segregation protein SMC: MLVALEVAGFKSFADRTRFNFPDGITVIVGPNGSGKSNVVDAIKWVLGAQSAKALRGQDMADVIFKGSAGSGRKPANSAEATLVFDNSTKTLPIDEEEVQITRRVYRNGDSEYLINGQASRLKDIKNLFRGTGVGVDAYSLIEQGKVDRMLQASPKDRRLIFEEAAGISRFNAKKAEAERRLQRVDHNLVRLKDIVDEVSTHLNQVKSQASKAQQYRQMTTRLHEIRLRLGWTEYSQLQSTQQQLVARQDQIVQQQQSHQLQLTQARSQAHDAEMHLHQVAQRCQSVEGSLQNALQRIAVAQNQQLSLAQRIDEASQEWSRQTVRLGQMLKRQQEEAAELFVAQRSAATAEHQHSQARSEAEASQARVEQLRTNLNACAASHDSLRKEHVRLLREASDRAGQIAEQRNLLGQLLASIQETQQALQDNLAQEQSTRKTADRSAERLKAIHHQHQQVAQQLASARDELETNRDLLSKLQAQSAVLQGRLEGANSRLEILQELQRHYDGVDAGARHLLNQKSAGTDPALQSIYGLVADLIQVEVGLAPLIDTALGQAANALVLTDGQLIHLARSGKLSVPGRLMLMRMDRVPTSRFGEKVQLEGVAGVMGRADRMIKYRREVQPLMRYLLGTTWLVQSLEVALELGHFRGAGLRFVTHSCELIEADGTITLGSLSTSSGLVSRRSEIENSLGEIAEGRHRFQKLQGEIERVQSRIRHLLPSVHQLEANATELAQELAHHRSAAQSAATRLDEIEKHAQRLQENLTIHQRNRAQVEPMIAALMDSVTEGQLKIDSLDAELSGYEAALQEFETQFAQASQDNIADQVNLARAEQVLQSASSGLQQCQRHADERQLAVNETRAEIARLESRRCHAELEILQLTSQLAEDYCGAEAEEAQLEQLAVEARILRQRRAVTAKHLESVTRTLDKLNQQLESVAGELERSRQAGQSLLQRFADDYQIHFDSLQSVEIVEDAAELSAMNAEATRLRQDISSVGEINMTALAELDALQARHDHLDSQYQDLVAAKESLQRIIHKINGDSRRLFLETLEAIRGNFQKLYRKSFGGGHADIVLEDGADVLECGIDIVATPPGKTSFSNSLLSGGEKALTAVALLLAIFQYRPSPFCVLDEVDAPFDEANIGRFVQVLSEFLDWTKFIVVTHSKKTMTAANTLYGVTMQESGVSKQVAVRFEDVNDKGEIVNAGKATRRAA